The following are encoded together in the Xanthobacter autotrophicus Py2 genome:
- a CDS encoding Enoyl-CoA hydratase/isomerase (PFAM: Enoyl-CoA hydratase/isomerase~KEGG: swi:Swit_1014 enoyl-CoA hydratase/isomerase) → MKRIPLEERYETLKIERKGRLLTLTMNRPDFLNAADKVMHEELSEVFYDIASDPGSDVVVFTGAGRAFSSGGDINWMQEMIDHPHTFEQTAREAKRIVFSMLDLEKPLIARVNGHATGLGATLALMCDVVFAASDAKIGDPHVAVGFVAGDGGAAIWPQLIGYARAKEFLMSGDLLTAPRAAEIGLINHAVPAAELDAAVEAYVGKLLAGATKAIRWSKVATNIELKRIVHGVMDASLAYEALSNITADHQEAVNAFRDKRKPGFSGR, encoded by the coding sequence ATGAAGCGGATCCCCCTGGAAGAGCGCTACGAGACCCTGAAGATCGAGCGCAAGGGCCGGCTCTTGACCCTCACCATGAACCGCCCGGATTTCCTCAACGCGGCCGACAAGGTCATGCATGAGGAATTGTCCGAGGTGTTCTACGACATCGCCAGCGATCCCGGCAGCGACGTGGTGGTGTTCACCGGGGCGGGACGGGCCTTCTCCTCCGGCGGCGACATCAACTGGATGCAGGAGATGATCGACCATCCCCACACCTTCGAGCAGACGGCGCGGGAGGCCAAGCGCATCGTCTTCTCCATGCTGGATCTGGAGAAGCCGCTCATCGCCCGCGTCAACGGCCACGCCACCGGCCTTGGGGCGACGCTGGCCCTGATGTGCGATGTGGTCTTCGCCGCGTCGGACGCCAAGATCGGCGATCCCCATGTGGCGGTTGGCTTCGTCGCTGGCGATGGTGGCGCCGCCATCTGGCCGCAGCTCATCGGCTATGCGCGGGCCAAGGAATTCCTCATGAGCGGCGACCTCTTGACCGCCCCGCGCGCGGCCGAGATCGGCCTCATCAACCACGCCGTTCCCGCCGCCGAGCTGGACGCGGCGGTGGAGGCCTATGTGGGCAAGCTGCTGGCGGGCGCCACCAAGGCCATCCGCTGGTCGAAGGTGGCCACCAACATCGAGCTGAAGCGCATCGTCCATGGCGTCATGGACGCGAGCCTCGCCTATGAGGCCCTGTCCAACATCACCGCCGACCACCAGGAGGCGGTGAACGCCTTCCGCGACAAACGCAAGCCCGGCTTCTCCGGCCGCTGA
- a CDS encoding Alcohol dehydrogenase zinc-binding domain protein (PFAM: Alcohol dehydrogenase zinc-binding domain protein; Alcohol dehydrogenase GroES domain protein~KEGG: mag:amb4555 NADPH:quinone reductase and related Zn-dependent oxidoreductase) — translation MSVSIRAHEVRIAAYGAADALVLQEVDLPAPGAGEVLVRQHAVGINFIDIYHRRGVFPIPHLPGAIGVEAAGVVEEVGPGVTRLRAGDRVAYAGPPVGSYASARVLPEAALVKLPDAISFEAAAALMLQGMTAHMLFTRVRRVAAGDTVLVHAAAGGLGLLLVQWAKALGARVIGTVGSPTKAEHALRAGCCDVILYKEQDFATETRRLTDGAGVDVVYEGLGGDVLLKSLDCLKPFGLAVNLGQVGEPLGAVELARLGPQRSLTVAVPGVFSHLRTLPDLQAGADEMFAMVTSGAVAPTVGLSLPLADAGEAHRRLEAGTTTGSLILIP, via the coding sequence ATGAGCGTGAGTATCCGTGCGCACGAGGTCCGGATCGCCGCCTACGGGGCGGCCGATGCCCTCGTCCTTCAAGAGGTCGATCTGCCGGCGCCGGGCGCCGGGGAGGTGCTGGTGCGCCAGCATGCGGTGGGCATCAATTTCATCGACATCTACCATCGCCGGGGCGTGTTCCCCATTCCCCACCTGCCGGGCGCCATCGGGGTGGAAGCCGCCGGCGTGGTGGAGGAAGTGGGGCCGGGCGTGACGCGCCTCAGGGCCGGCGACAGGGTGGCCTATGCGGGGCCTCCGGTGGGCTCCTATGCCAGCGCCCGCGTGCTGCCGGAGGCCGCTCTGGTGAAGCTGCCCGACGCCATTTCGTTCGAGGCGGCGGCCGCCCTCATGCTTCAGGGCATGACGGCCCACATGCTGTTTACCCGGGTGCGGCGGGTCGCGGCCGGCGACACCGTGCTGGTGCACGCGGCGGCCGGCGGCCTCGGCCTCCTCCTCGTGCAATGGGCCAAGGCGCTGGGCGCGCGGGTGATCGGCACCGTGGGCTCGCCGACGAAGGCCGAGCACGCGCTCCGGGCCGGCTGCTGCGACGTGATCCTCTACAAGGAGCAGGATTTCGCGACCGAGACCCGCCGCCTCACCGATGGGGCGGGTGTGGACGTGGTCTATGAGGGCCTCGGGGGCGACGTGCTGCTGAAGTCGCTGGACTGCCTGAAGCCGTTCGGCCTTGCGGTCAATCTCGGCCAGGTGGGCGAGCCGCTGGGGGCGGTGGAGCTGGCGCGCCTCGGGCCGCAGCGCTCGCTCACGGTGGCGGTGCCCGGCGTGTTCTCCCATCTGCGCACCCTGCCGGACCTTCAGGCCGGCGCGGACGAGATGTTCGCCATGGTCACCTCCGGCGCTGTGGCTCCAACCGTCGGGCTCAGCCTGCCGCTGGCGGACGCGGGCGAGGCCCATCGCCGCCTTGAAGCCGGCACCACCACCGGCTCGCTCATTCTGATCCCCTGA
- a CDS encoding acyl-CoA dehydrogenase domain protein (PFAM: acyl-CoA dehydrogenase domain protein~KEGG: bte:BTH_I1078 acyl-CoA dehydrogenase domain protein), with the protein MDTFFSDAEQAFRAEVRAFIRANLPADLAARVRAGIHLSRADMARWNAILDAKGWAAHHWPQTYGGPGWTPIQRFLFEAECADADAPPLSVFGVYLVGPTLYTFGSQAQKEAYLPGIRSGATFWCQGYSEPNAGSDLASLKTTARKVEGGYVIDGAKAWTTEGHFADYMICLARTNPQAKPQAGLSLFIVDMTAKGVSLQPVITIDGAHSVNTTFLDAVFVPDDALIGEIDKGWTYAKFLLSHERTNNAQVHRSRREFTRLKELARQMSGPAGGSVLDDPVFQRRFAALDVELSALEVTVLRVLADQTDGREPGPEASILKVIGSELQQRISELAMEVLGEEGIRQSHGEVDGEAGAAATQAAGWAERHLFRRVVTIYAGANEIQKTIIARTVLGM; encoded by the coding sequence ATGGACACCTTCTTCAGCGATGCGGAACAGGCGTTTCGCGCCGAGGTACGGGCCTTCATCCGCGCCAATCTGCCCGCGGACCTTGCCGCCAGGGTCCGGGCCGGCATCCATCTCTCTCGCGCCGACATGGCCCGCTGGAACGCCATTCTCGACGCCAAGGGCTGGGCCGCGCACCACTGGCCGCAGACCTATGGCGGGCCGGGCTGGACCCCCATCCAGCGCTTCCTGTTCGAGGCCGAATGCGCGGACGCCGATGCCCCGCCGCTGAGCGTGTTCGGCGTCTATCTCGTCGGCCCCACCCTCTACACCTTCGGCTCGCAGGCGCAGAAAGAGGCCTACCTGCCGGGCATCCGCTCCGGCGCGACCTTCTGGTGCCAGGGCTACAGCGAGCCCAATGCAGGCTCGGATCTTGCCAGCCTCAAGACCACGGCGCGCAAGGTGGAGGGCGGCTATGTCATCGACGGCGCCAAGGCCTGGACCACCGAAGGCCATTTCGCGGACTACATGATCTGCCTCGCGCGGACCAATCCGCAGGCGAAGCCCCAGGCCGGACTGTCTCTGTTCATCGTCGACATGACGGCCAAGGGCGTCTCGCTGCAGCCGGTCATCACCATCGACGGTGCCCATTCGGTGAACACCACCTTCCTCGACGCCGTCTTCGTGCCCGACGACGCCCTCATCGGCGAGATCGACAAGGGCTGGACCTATGCCAAGTTCCTGCTCAGCCACGAGCGCACCAACAACGCCCAGGTCCACCGCTCGCGGCGTGAGTTCACTCGGCTGAAGGAGCTGGCGCGGCAGATGAGTGGGCCGGCGGGCGGCAGCGTCCTCGACGATCCGGTTTTCCAGCGGCGCTTCGCGGCCCTCGACGTGGAACTCAGCGCCCTGGAGGTCACGGTCCTGCGCGTACTCGCCGACCAGACCGACGGCCGCGAGCCGGGGCCGGAAGCCTCCATCCTCAAGGTCATCGGCTCCGAACTGCAGCAGCGCATCAGCGAGCTGGCCATGGAGGTGCTCGGCGAAGAGGGCATCCGGCAGAGCCATGGTGAGGTGGATGGGGAAGCGGGGGCGGCCGCCACGCAGGCGGCGGGCTGGGCCGAGCGCCACCTCTTCCGCCGCGTGGTGACCATCTATGCCGGAGCCAACGAGATCCAGAAGACCATCATTGCCCGCACCGTGCTGGGGATGTGA
- a CDS encoding alpha/beta hydrolase fold (PFAM: alpha/beta hydrolase fold~KEGG: bja:blr0418 putative epoxide hydrolase), giving the protein MRTSPSPESRWRRSRPSAPRGPAEAMRKPDAPASHRIQAGGLDVHYLRAGRGRPLVLLHGWPEFSGVWEPLMARLAPDFDVIAPDLRGFGDTQKPDAGPSEKVSADLLAADLIALLDGLGLEGPVGLVSHDVGAVVGQSLGRSHPERFRGLFFFNCPYPGIGRRWAEPDHIREIWYHSFHCLPWAAAMVGSSREACRQYFSHFLRHWSADPHTFDDVLERWVDNFMKPGNLQGGFNWYLSMRAGRLALMKGEAPPVAPITVPTRVFWGDRDPVLRSEWMDRLPEYFLDLEASVAEGLGHFVHYEDPDRAAAEVRAFFHRVG; this is encoded by the coding sequence ATGCGGACTTCGCCGTCGCCGGAAAGTCGGTGGCGACGATCCAGGCCGAGCGCGCCGCGCGGACCGGCTGAGGCCATGCGGAAACCTGATGCTCCCGCCTCCCATCGCATCCAGGCCGGCGGGCTGGATGTCCACTATCTGCGGGCCGGGCGGGGGCGGCCCCTCGTCCTGCTGCACGGCTGGCCGGAATTCAGCGGGGTGTGGGAGCCGCTGATGGCGCGGCTCGCGCCCGATTTCGACGTCATTGCCCCGGACCTGCGCGGCTTCGGAGATACCCAGAAGCCCGATGCCGGCCCCAGCGAAAAGGTGAGCGCGGACCTGCTCGCCGCCGACCTTATCGCCCTTCTCGACGGGCTCGGGCTTGAGGGGCCGGTGGGCCTCGTCTCCCACGATGTGGGCGCCGTGGTGGGCCAGTCCCTGGGGCGTAGCCATCCGGAGCGGTTCCGCGGCCTGTTCTTCTTCAACTGCCCCTATCCGGGCATCGGCCGGCGCTGGGCGGAGCCCGACCATATCCGCGAGATCTGGTACCACAGCTTCCATTGCCTGCCGTGGGCGGCGGCCATGGTGGGGTCATCGCGCGAGGCCTGCCGGCAGTATTTCTCACACTTCCTACGCCACTGGTCCGCCGATCCCCACACGTTCGACGACGTGCTGGAGCGCTGGGTGGACAACTTCATGAAGCCGGGCAATCTGCAGGGCGGCTTCAACTGGTATTTGAGCATGCGCGCGGGCCGCCTCGCCCTCATGAAGGGGGAGGCCCCGCCGGTGGCGCCCATCACCGTGCCCACGCGGGTGTTCTGGGGCGACCGCGATCCCGTGCTCAGGTCGGAATGGATGGACCGGCTGCCGGAGTATTTCCTCGATCTTGAGGCCTCGGTGGCTGAGGGCCTCGGTCATTTCGTCCATTACGAGGACCCGGACCGGGCCGCCGCCGAAGTGCGGGCCTTCTTCCACCGCGTGGGTTGA
- a CDS encoding AMP-dependent synthetase and ligase (PFAM: AMP-dependent synthetase and ligase~KEGG: rrs:RoseRS_2094 AMP-dependent synthetase and ligase): MSRSTSPVPAAAPTAVLDLTVPELLRLRAREAPNRLALSAHSASGHRDRLTYAQLVERMEAIARGLARLGLGRGDRIAVLLGNEAGRECILTALGALRLGAAVVPLNTRYADEELAHALALVEPAAVVTTAEGAGRLARLAPALRTLVVEGAQIDTETSLWPEPEREPPGIAPHDPADGSLLACLLFTSGTTARAKAVMHDHRSMIGAGLSCSAALGLTPADLYQGGWPFFTSSGLNLGCMSSWVAGGGFVFEEPLDNGGRLRLVARERSTFLHGVPSVIHFMIEEYAKGGYDVSSLRRVGYGGSAMPAEVIRRISAAWPGVEQVQIYGMTESGPAGARLEPADMWRKHGSIGVAMPHCEIAIVDEAAAPLPAGATGEILIRGPGVGKGYFRNPEATQAAFRAGGILTGDVGHLDPEGYLYFTDRKKDVINRGGLKIASVAVEQVLYRFPGVLEAAVVAIAHPHLGEDVAACIVPQPGVHLDLDEIARFCADKLADYERPRRWLVLDALPKNPMGKVLKTELRQRFEPAPA; this comes from the coding sequence ATGTCCCGTTCCACCTCCCCCGTGCCCGCTGCTGCGCCCACAGCCGTGCTCGACCTCACCGTGCCGGAGCTGTTGCGCCTGCGGGCGCGGGAGGCGCCGAACCGCCTCGCCCTCTCCGCCCATTCCGCGAGCGGCCATCGCGACCGGCTCACCTATGCCCAGCTGGTAGAGCGCATGGAGGCCATAGCGCGGGGGCTGGCGCGCCTCGGGCTGGGCAGGGGGGATCGCATCGCCGTCCTGTTGGGCAACGAGGCGGGGCGCGAATGCATCCTAACCGCCCTGGGCGCGCTGCGCCTCGGTGCCGCCGTGGTGCCGCTCAACACCCGCTATGCGGACGAGGAACTGGCCCACGCGCTGGCGCTGGTGGAGCCGGCGGCCGTGGTGACCACCGCTGAAGGCGCCGGCCGCCTCGCCCGGCTGGCGCCGGCCCTGCGCACCCTTGTGGTGGAGGGCGCGCAGATCGATACGGAAACGAGCCTTTGGCCGGAGCCCGAGCGCGAGCCGCCGGGCATCGCCCCACACGATCCCGCCGACGGCAGCCTGCTCGCCTGCCTGCTCTTCACCTCGGGCACCACGGCGCGGGCCAAGGCGGTGATGCACGACCATCGCTCCATGATCGGCGCCGGCCTCAGCTGCAGCGCCGCGCTGGGGCTGACGCCGGCCGATCTCTACCAGGGCGGGTGGCCGTTCTTCACCTCATCGGGGCTCAATCTCGGCTGCATGTCCAGCTGGGTGGCAGGCGGCGGCTTCGTGTTCGAGGAGCCGCTGGACAATGGCGGACGGCTGCGCCTCGTCGCCCGCGAGCGCTCCACCTTCCTGCACGGCGTGCCCTCGGTGATCCATTTCATGATCGAGGAATATGCCAAAGGCGGCTACGACGTCTCCAGCCTGCGTCGGGTGGGCTATGGCGGCTCCGCCATGCCGGCGGAAGTGATCCGCAGGATCAGCGCGGCCTGGCCCGGCGTGGAGCAGGTGCAGATCTACGGCATGACCGAGAGCGGCCCGGCCGGCGCCCGCCTTGAGCCCGCCGACATGTGGCGCAAGCACGGCTCCATCGGCGTCGCCATGCCCCATTGCGAGATCGCCATCGTGGACGAAGCCGCCGCCCCCCTGCCCGCCGGCGCGACGGGAGAAATCCTCATCCGCGGGCCGGGCGTGGGCAAGGGCTACTTCCGCAATCCGGAGGCGACGCAGGCGGCGTTCCGAGCCGGCGGCATCCTCACCGGGGACGTGGGCCATCTCGATCCGGAAGGCTATCTCTACTTCACCGACCGCAAGAAGGACGTGATCAACCGCGGCGGGCTGAAGATCGCCTCGGTGGCGGTGGAGCAGGTGCTCTACCGCTTTCCCGGCGTGCTGGAAGCGGCGGTGGTGGCCATCGCCCATCCCCATCTCGGCGAGGACGTGGCCGCCTGTATCGTACCGCAGCCGGGGGTCCACCTTGACCTCGACGAGATCGCCCGCTTCTGCGCCGACAAGCTGGCGGACTATGAGCGCCCGCGCCGCTGGCTGGTGCTCGACGCCCTGCCCAAGAACCCCATGGGCAAGGTACTGAAAACCGAGTTGCGCCAACGGTTCGAACCGGCTCCGGCGTGA
- a CDS encoding acyl-CoA dehydrogenase domain protein (PFAM: acyl-CoA dehydrogenase domain protein; Acyl-CoA dehydrogenase type 2 domain~KEGG: reh:H16_B0752 acyl-CoA dehydrogenase, short-chain specific) yields the protein MRRSEHRREEDALLRDSARRFLEDTYAWSPTRACDPKARWRAMAELGWFALGLPEALGGIGGDAAQCMVILEEAGRVLDEAPLLASLLLAAPVLAALPLEVAQPLADGLQAGSVRLAYVPDAGLRLGEGGTLLSGRSRLALGIDLATHWIVPVGSGSANGAAVLLLPASAAAALDRTLLMDGRTAAVLSFANLPVAPDAIVARGEAAFELAALLADAAAVGASAEALGAADAGLALTVSYLKDRTQFGAPLASFQAVQHMMAESFCEIAQMRSLLMWAADALAGPAGERARAASALKAYAGMQGLKAVARCIQVSGGIGVTQEYRIGHVYKRLQTHAALFGSTQEHLARFGVAA from the coding sequence ATGCGCAGATCCGAACACCGACGCGAGGAGGATGCGCTGCTGCGCGACAGCGCGCGGCGCTTCCTTGAAGACACTTACGCCTGGTCGCCTACCCGCGCGTGCGATCCGAAGGCGCGCTGGCGCGCCATGGCGGAGCTGGGCTGGTTTGCTCTCGGCCTGCCGGAGGCGCTGGGCGGCATCGGCGGCGATGCCGCCCAATGTATGGTGATCCTGGAGGAGGCCGGCCGCGTGCTGGACGAGGCGCCGCTGCTGGCGAGCCTCCTTCTGGCCGCGCCCGTGCTGGCGGCCCTCCCACTTGAGGTGGCGCAACCTCTGGCGGATGGCCTTCAGGCGGGCAGCGTGCGCTTGGCCTATGTCCCCGATGCCGGCCTGCGGCTGGGCGAGGGCGGGACATTGTTGTCCGGGCGTAGCCGGCTGGCCCTCGGCATCGACCTTGCCACCCACTGGATCGTGCCCGTGGGCTCCGGCTCGGCGAATGGCGCGGCGGTGCTGCTGCTGCCGGCATCGGCCGCGGCGGCGCTGGACCGGACATTGCTGATGGACGGCCGAACCGCCGCCGTGCTCAGCTTCGCCAACCTGCCGGTGGCGCCGGACGCCATCGTGGCGCGGGGCGAAGCGGCCTTCGAGCTTGCCGCGCTCCTCGCCGATGCGGCGGCGGTGGGGGCCTCCGCGGAAGCCCTCGGCGCGGCCGATGCGGGGCTCGCTCTCACCGTGTCCTATCTCAAGGACCGCACCCAGTTCGGCGCGCCTCTGGCGTCGTTCCAGGCGGTGCAGCACATGATGGCCGAGAGCTTCTGTGAGATCGCGCAGATGCGTTCCCTGCTGATGTGGGCGGCGGATGCCCTTGCCGGGCCGGCCGGAGAGCGCGCGCGGGCGGCGTCAGCGCTCAAGGCCTATGCCGGCATGCAGGGCCTCAAGGCGGTGGCCCGGTGCATCCAGGTCAGCGGCGGCATCGGCGTCACGCAGGAATACCGCATCGGCCACGTCTACAAACGCCTCCAGACCCATGCGGCGCTGTTCGGCTCCACGCAGGAGCATCTCGCCCGCTTCGGCGTCGCCGCGTGA